TGTGAGTACACCCGGAAGGTCAGCTTGCCCGCCAGGGTGCTCGCCAGCGTGCCCGCCCGTGCGTCGGTCATTGGTTTACCTTCCAGATTTGACAGATACGTTTCGTAGCGAATTTTCTCGAAGGGTGTCGCCAGCACGATGCCGTCTATTTCTGGGGTGTTGGGCCGCAGGATCACATCCTCGTTGTAGGCCTTAATCAGGTAATTGCCCAGCACATAACCGCTGTCTTTGACGTTCATGGCGTCGCCGTCACGCCTGGCCTGCGCAATGTCGGCCGCACTGAGATTGGGAATGATGGCCTCCGCCGAGCCAATCAACGCCAGGACTAGAAGAGTCAGAATAGGGGTTCGCATCATTCGTAACCTCGCTTCAGTAACCGCGCCTCACGGCAGGCTGTAGACGACGATGCGGGCTCCGGGATTCTTGACGCCGGCCGTGCCCTTGGACGTATTGCCAGCAGCGACGGCCATGTACTGCTTGCCGGAAATGTCAAAGGTAGATACGCCACCGCCGATAGGCGCCTTGTCGATGTTGTCCTTGAACAGCATCTTGCCGGTCTTGGCATCTAGGGCATAGAAATTGCCATCCATATCGCCCGACAGCACCAGATTCCCGCCCGTCGAGGTTACGCCGCCCACGATGCGAACGCCCTGAAGGTCGTAGCGCCACATCGGCTTGCCGGTGGCTGCGTCATAGGCTACCGTGCTCCCAATCGCCTTGTTGGCCGGATCCAGCTGCATGGAACCGCCGAAGAACAGCTGTCCCTTGATCAGCCGAACCTCGCCAAGCTTGACGACGCCACACCAGTCCACGGCGTTGTTGAACAGCACTTTCATGTCCGGATTGTAGGAGGGGCCTGACCACTGCGATCCGGCGCTGTAATTGGGACAGATGCGTTGACCCTCGCGGGTGGTGGGTTTTTCCTGATTGTCTACCTTGATCATGGCCTGCTTGAACACCTGCGACTTGTCGTCCTCGTTGTAACCGAACAGCCAGCCTGCCTTGGTCGCCACCGCCATCCGCTTCTGACCATCCACGGTGTACAGCACTGGCGCGGCGGAGGTGTCGTAATCCTTGTCGTCGTTGGGAATCTGCTGGTAGTGGTGGTTGTACTTGCCCGTGTCGGCGTTGAGCACAGTCACGGTGTTGGTAAAAAGGTTGTCACCTGGCCGGTACTGCGCCGCAAAATCCGGTGCAGGATTGCCCACTGAGATATAGAGCTGGTTGGTGTCGGTGTCCAGGGTGTAGCTGGTCCACATGCTGCCTCCACCCGTGACGGTGGACTCCGACCTCTTCCAAGTGTCCGCTCCAAATTCGCTGCCGGTGGGGATCATATCGAACTGCCAAGCCTTGTTGCCGGTCTTAGCATCAAAGGCGTACATCTTGCCCTTGATCCCCCAGTCTGCGCCGGCATCGCCGATAAAGACTTTGCCATTCGAATAGATCGGGGCGGAGCTCAAGAAGTAGCCCACGGTGGAGTCGTCGACTTTGGTGTCCCACAGCAATTTGCCAGTGCCGGCGTCCAATGCGATCAGGTGGGCGTTGGGCGTCCCCCGGTAAATCACGCCGTCGGCAATGGCCACGCCGCGGTTGGTGGTGAGCACGGAGGAGGTGTCCATCATGTACTTGTTGACCCACAGCGCCTTGCAGGTGCGGGCGTCGATAGCAAAGGTGCGGTTGGCCTGCGTGAAGAACAGCACGCCGTTATACATCTGTGGCGTGACCTGGAAGCCGCCGTCGTCGCCGGTTTCGTAAGTACAGACCTGTTTGAGCTGCGCCACATTGCCGGAATTGATCTGATCTAACGGGGAGTATCGTTGTGCCTTGTAGCCTTTGTTGTACATCAACCAGGAATCTGTGGCGTTATCTGCGTTATTCAGTTGATCCTGCGAGGGGCCAGTCACGGCCAGCGCCGATCCCAGCGAAAGTGCGGCACACAGTCCCAATCCAAGTTGCAAGGTTCCCTTTTTCATACCTTCCCTCCCTGTGCTCTGCTCACTTCTTGAAGGTGTATGACTTCAGGTTTTTGACAGCCAGCGCGTCCTTTCCGGGCTTAAAGCCATTTTCTTGCAGGATGTAGGCCAGGGCGTTCAGATACTCACTCTCCTTAAGGCCCCCTGGATTGGTCTGCGGCATGGTATGCGACTCGATAAAGAAGAAATCATCGAGGGTGTTTTGCGACCATTTTTTCAGGAAGTCCGTACCGGCCAGCTTGGGGGCGCCGCCGTTGTTAAGCTTCGCGCCGTGACACGCGGCGCACTGCGCTTTGTAGACCTTGGCCCCGGCGTCGGCCTGGGCCTTGGTGTAGGCGGGGGTGGCGGCCAGGGCAGGTCCCAGCAAACCAGCGGTCAGGGCGAGCAGAATTTTATTCATGGATCAACCTCCTCGTGCATGAGTGGTGAGGCGGCGGGCTGAAGGGTCGGCAGCAGAAGCCGCGTGACCTCCTTCACCGTCGCGGTCATGGACTTTTGATTGGCGTATAGCCGGGCGAAAAAGAAACGCTCGGTGATGGCGGCATACATCTGCGCCAAGCTTTCAGCGGGCATCAGGGTTGCAACATGCCCATCCCGTTGGGCAGCCTCAAACGCCCGCGAATAGATTGAGATGAATGGCAGCCGTCGCCCTGAATTCGAGGTGGGGTCATGGAGAACCAGCCGTGTCAGGGCCATGTCTTGAGTGAGTGTGGCGTATAGCCGTTGAACTCCTCCGCCCAGCCGCTGTTCCAGCGAGAGCGTGGGACGCCCTGACAGAATCCCTTCAGCCACATGGTGCCAGGTGTCTAGGGTCTGAGCGATCAATTCCTCGTAGGCGGCTTCTTTGCTGGGCCAGGTGCGGTAAAACGACGGCTGGGTCAGCTGTGCGGCAGCCACGATGCTGCTGACTTTGGTGCCGTGCAGCCCATGTGCGGTGAACTCCTGAAGGGCTGCCGCCCGCAGTTTTCGCGTGTTGCGCAGATGACGCCTCGTTTGTGGGTGAAGTTCGGGATGGGTGTCGCCCTCCATACCCCTCAACCTCCTCTTTTTGTAGGCGTTCATCCTAAGTCCGGGTAGATGTACTCTCAACCCCAGTATGAGTACCTCTAGGTCAAAATGAAGAAGATATGAGGACGCCTGACATCGTTCAGAAAAGTCGGTCACCAGCACGTTGTAGATGTGTCTGTGAGTGCTCAGTAGCTGATCACTTCAGTTTCCGGCTGTCCCAGTGCGAGAAAATGTTGTATCAAGACGCGTAAAATCTCGCCAATTCTCTCGGTGGCACACCGCAGCACATGGCGCAATTCTTCCGAGCCGTAGCGAACCAAGCTCATAGCATTGTGGCCGTGGGTCAGCACCCGGATCGGTTTGGCCTCGTGGCGCCAAACGCCCACCCGGAGACAAGCCAACCAGGCCAGGGTCACCAGACTGAACATTTGTTCCAACCGTGTGGGGTCCGTGTCTCCGGTCCGTTCCAGATTGAAGCCCCGCGACTTTTGCGAGCCAAACGTGGACTCGATGGTCCAGCGAAGCTGGTACAGCTGCCACGTTTCCCACACGTGAAAGTCCGCCGCGATGATGACCAGGTCACCCGCAGGTGACCTGGTGGCCACCACCCGTATGGATTCACCGAAGACCGTGGTCCGCTCCGCAATCATCCGGGACTGACCGGGTTGCAGCTCCCGAAACCACTCGGCACCGATGAACTCCCGGTCTGCCACCAAGCCCAGGAGTCGCAACACCAGTCACATGCGCGTCCGAGTGTCGCTGTTGCCCGTGTGATCCAGGGGCACCCAGACGAGCGGAATCGTGAAGTCGTGGACCACCGCGCGCAGGACCAGCAGATTGAGCGGAGCGTCCCCGCGTTCCCAAGTGCGGGCAGGCATCCTCGTGGAGAAGGAGTAGCCCCATACGGGTGCTATCTCACGACGACAGTCCGTCTGCCCAAGAAGGTGCGATCCACGCTCATCAGGATCTTGCCTGGAGGGAGGTGGACCAGCAACAGGGTCAGGAAGACCGGAGCTGCTCATCGTGGACGGCGCATTCCACGCGCCGTTTCTTGGCCTCGGGAGAACTGGGACCGGGCAAATGCGGAGCGAGATCGCGGTGGTTGACGCTCTGCGCCATGATCATGGCCAGAACGACATCGACGGCACGCTGATGCGTGTCGATGCGGAGCGAGGGGACGCAGGCTTTGAAATGGGTGGTAAGTTCGCTCGCCTGTGAGGCGGCGGGTTTTGGTGGCTTCACACCTCAAAACACCGCCATTTTCCGTTTCTGTCGAGCAACAGACCAGAAGCTGGCTTTTCTGGCGTCTGAGACGGCTACGAACGAAGTTGTCAGCTACTGAGGAAGAAGAGTACACTTGTCTATGGACTACGTACTCGTAAGGATTCAGGATGGCACCGAAGTCGGCCATGGCATGATTCTGGCCTCTGAGTGCGCGACGCTTGAAGAAGGCGATAGTGTCACAATCATTCAACACGGCAGTTCATCTGACCAGCAACTTCAGTATCAGATTGTCGACGACTCCTCGGGTCTCCAGTACCTGGCAGAACGGGGCACGGGCGAAGGTGGACACGAAGGTACATACGAATATATGGTGCGCCCACTTCATCCTTGGAGTGACGAAACATCCAATACGCGTTAAGCGTTTTGTGTCCAGTCAGCGAAGGTTTCACTTGAGAGTGGTCTCCCGCAGCTGCACTGTTGTGATCAAGTCATCCACAGAGCGTTCAGACAGGGACATCGTTGCAGCATCAAGCGGCAGTCCTTGCTGTGTGCCACATATCGCACGATCTTCAGGCGCAGCTTGCAGGCCTCGGCGTCCTGTCGTATTTCGGGGTGGTTGATCGCTGCTCCTTCAGCGTTCGGAGCTCTAGGACCGTTCGCGCTGCTGCTGGCGCTGGTTTTCCCGGTTCTCGCTGTGACTGCGCTCTCCTGACAGAATCTTGGACCCTCACCTGACAAGAGATCCCATGAGTACCCCGAACAGAGGCCATCGTCTCGGCTACGCCCGCGTCTCGTCCGAGGACCAGAACACCGTCCGTCAACTGGACGGCCTGAGCTTTGACAAGGTCTTCACCGACAAGGTCAGTGGTGGGAAGGCCAACCGCCCTCAGTTGACCGCTCTGCTCGGTCATGCCCGTAAAGGGGACACCGTGGTGGTGCACAGCATGGACCGCCTGGCCCGCAATCTCGATGACCTGCGCGCCCTGGTCAATCGGCTGACAGAGAAGGGGG
The sequence above is drawn from the Deinococcus radiopugnans ATCC 19172 genome and encodes:
- a CDS encoding TetR/AcrR family transcriptional regulator, with the translated sequence MEGDTHPELHPQTRRHLRNTRKLRAAALQEFTAHGLHGTKVSSIVAAAQLTQPSFYRTWPSKEAAYEELIAQTLDTWHHVAEGILSGRPTLSLEQRLGGGVQRLYATLTQDMALTRLVLHDPTSNSGRRLPFISIYSRAFEAAQRDGHVATLMPAESLAQMYAAITERFFFARLYANQKSMTATVKEVTRLLLPTLQPAASPLMHEEVDP
- a CDS encoding c-type cytochrome, translated to MNKILLALTAGLLGPALAATPAYTKAQADAGAKVYKAQCAACHGAKLNNGGAPKLAGTDFLKKWSQNTLDDFFFIESHTMPQTNPGGLKESEYLNALAYILQENGFKPGKDALAVKNLKSYTFKK
- a CDS encoding pyrroloquinoline quinone-dependent dehydrogenase; translated protein: MKKGTLQLGLGLCAALSLGSALAVTGPSQDQLNNADNATDSWLMYNKGYKAQRYSPLDQINSGNVAQLKQVCTYETGDDGGFQVTPQMYNGVLFFTQANRTFAIDARTCKALWVNKYMMDTSSVLTTNRGVAIADGVIYRGTPNAHLIALDAGTGKLLWDTKVDDSTVGYFLSSAPIYSNGKVFIGDAGADWGIKGKMYAFDAKTGNKAWQFDMIPTGSEFGADTWKRSESTVTGGGSMWTSYTLDTDTNQLYISVGNPAPDFAAQYRPGDNLFTNTVTVLNADTGKYNHHYQQIPNDDKDYDTSAAPVLYTVDGQKRMAVATKAGWLFGYNEDDKSQVFKQAMIKVDNQEKPTTREGQRICPNYSAGSQWSGPSYNPDMKVLFNNAVDWCGVVKLGEVRLIKGQLFFGGSMQLDPANKAIGSTVAYDAATGKPMWRYDLQGVRIVGGVTSTGGNLVLSGDMDGNFYALDAKTGKMLFKDNIDKAPIGGGVSTFDISGKQYMAVAAGNTSKGTAGVKNPGARIVVYSLP